Proteins encoded by one window of Streptomyces sp. NBC_01477:
- a CDS encoding phosphodiester glycosidase family protein — MRRRHVGMCAAALAGAVIAGTAAAGGAQAAAGAVTYGRSERLARGVDYREFTADSANGVVHGHVITIDLRDPRVRVDLLTPGTVAARAPVSQLADTRRATAAVNGDFFDIEESQHPGVTPTGSSVGPEIGSGRPLKAAVPTAQRFGPGLPAGETTRDVLGVGTDRRARLDTLTLHGRVRTAAGSYPLGGFNQYALPVGGTGAYTADWGAAPRGRAVCGSDTSRAAGCSTDTYEVAVRAGRVVSVAEAPGAGAVPRGTTVLLGRDAGADTLRTLRPGDRVRVDEHLAPSAAHVPYAFAVGGFPVLRAGAPLAGLDDRTAATRTAAGFGDHGRTLRLLALDGSAEANAGLTVAELAGVMQELGCDNAVNLDGGGSSTLVARDPGAGAVTVRNHPAGGVERPVANGIGVFAAG; from the coding sequence ATGAGGCGGCGTCATGTCGGGATGTGCGCTGCGGCGTTGGCGGGGGCGGTGATCGCCGGGACAGCGGCGGCCGGCGGGGCGCAGGCCGCCGCGGGGGCGGTGACGTACGGCCGGAGCGAGCGGCTGGCGCGCGGCGTGGACTACCGGGAGTTCACCGCGGATTCCGCGAACGGCGTCGTACATGGCCACGTGATCACCATCGACCTCCGCGATCCGCGGGTGAGAGTGGACCTGCTCACCCCCGGCACCGTCGCCGCCCGCGCGCCGGTCTCGCAACTGGCGGACACCCGCCGTGCGACCGCCGCCGTGAACGGCGACTTCTTCGACATCGAGGAGAGCCAGCACCCCGGCGTCACCCCCACCGGCTCCTCCGTGGGCCCGGAGATCGGCTCGGGCCGCCCGCTGAAGGCCGCCGTGCCGACAGCCCAGCGGTTCGGCCCCGGCCTGCCGGCGGGCGAAACGACGCGGGACGTGCTCGGCGTCGGCACCGACCGCAGAGCGCGGCTCGACACGCTGACGCTGCACGGCCGGGTGCGTACGGCCGCGGGCAGCTACCCGCTGGGCGGCTTCAACCAGTACGCCCTGCCGGTCGGCGGCACCGGCGCGTACACCGCGGACTGGGGCGCGGCCCCGCGCGGGCGCGCGGTGTGCGGCAGCGACACCTCCCGGGCGGCCGGGTGCAGCACCGACACCTACGAGGTCGCCGTACGCGCCGGCCGCGTCGTGTCCGTGGCGGAGGCACCGGGCGCGGGCGCCGTCCCCCGCGGCACGACCGTGCTGCTGGGCCGGGACGCCGGCGCGGACACGCTGCGTACGCTGCGGCCCGGCGACCGTGTACGCGTCGACGAGCACCTGGCGCCGTCCGCCGCCCACGTGCCGTACGCCTTCGCGGTCGGCGGCTTTCCGGTCCTGCGCGCCGGCGCGCCCCTCGCGGGCCTGGACGACAGGACGGCGGCGACCAGGACAGCGGCAGGTTTCGGCGACCACGGCCGTACGCTGCGGCTGCTCGCCCTGGACGGCAGCGCCGAGGCGAACGCGGGCCTGACCGTCGCGGAACTGGCCGGCGTGATGCAGGAATTGGGCTGCGACAACGCCGTCAACCTGGACGGCGGCGGCTCCAGCACCCTGGTCGCCCGCGACCCGGGCGCGGGCGCGGTCACCGTACGCAACCACCCGGCGGGCGGCGTCGAGCGCCCGGTCGCCAACGGGATCGGCGTCTTCGCGGCCGGTTGA
- a CDS encoding ADP-ribosylglycohydrolase family protein: MTAVWGRAQQQDFRSRVRGCLLGGAIGDALGAGIEFESLEAIQGNHGPDGVTDYVTAYGRRGAVTDDTQMTLFTVEGLIRAQVRRDTGAWHPPTDVHRAYRRWSATQSEWGPDERRKDAGWLAREEWLYARRAPGNACLTGLSDDRMGTLEEPKNPGSKGCGTVMRSAPFGLLVGWEPQLVFQLAVECAAQTHGHPTGQLAAGAFAVIIHGLARGEALDGSVQHALALLGARPGHQETTDALQSALGAVRQGLPSPQRVEALGEGWTAEESLAIGVYCALVAEDVRHGLLLAVNHSGDSDSTGSICGNLLGVQHGETALPPAWIAELEGRATILQLADDFAMEMTQAPALHGPSGASPAWLDRYPAA; encoded by the coding sequence TTGACCGCTGTCTGGGGACGCGCGCAGCAGCAGGACTTCCGCAGCCGCGTCCGTGGCTGTCTGCTCGGCGGGGCGATCGGCGACGCGCTCGGCGCGGGGATCGAGTTCGAGTCCCTCGAAGCGATCCAGGGCAACCACGGACCCGACGGGGTCACCGACTACGTCACCGCGTACGGGCGGCGCGGCGCGGTCACCGACGACACGCAGATGACGCTGTTCACCGTCGAGGGCCTGATACGCGCACAGGTGCGCCGGGACACCGGCGCCTGGCACCCGCCCACCGACGTCCACCGCGCGTACCGCCGCTGGTCGGCCACACAGAGCGAGTGGGGCCCCGACGAGCGCCGCAAGGACGCCGGCTGGCTCGCCCGCGAGGAGTGGCTCTACGCGCGGAGGGCGCCGGGCAACGCGTGCCTCACCGGCCTCTCGGACGACCGCATGGGCACCCTGGAGGAGCCGAAGAACCCCGGCTCCAAGGGGTGCGGCACGGTGATGCGCTCGGCGCCCTTCGGGCTGCTGGTCGGCTGGGAGCCGCAGTTGGTGTTCCAGCTCGCGGTGGAGTGCGCCGCGCAGACCCACGGGCACCCCACCGGGCAGCTCGCCGCGGGCGCCTTCGCCGTCATCATCCACGGGCTCGCCCGCGGCGAGGCGCTGGACGGGTCCGTCCAGCACGCCCTTGCCCTGCTGGGCGCGCGCCCCGGCCACCAGGAGACGACCGACGCGCTCCAGAGCGCGCTGGGGGCCGTACGGCAGGGCTTGCCGTCGCCGCAGCGCGTCGAAGCCCTCGGGGAGGGCTGGACGGCTGAGGAGTCGCTGGCGATCGGCGTCTATTGCGCGCTGGTCGCCGAGGACGTGCGCCACGGGCTGCTGCTCGCCGTCAACCACTCGGGCGACAGCGATTCGACCGGGTCGATCTGCGGCAATCTGCTGGGCGTCCAGCACGGGGAGACGGCGCTGCCGCCCGCGTGGATAGCGGAGCTGGAGGGCCGGGCGACGATCCTGCAGCTCGCGGACGACTTCGCCATGGAGATGACGCAGGCGCCCGCCCTGCACGGCCCGTCAGGCGCCAGCCCCGCCTGGCTGGACCGCTACCCCGCCGCGTAG
- a CDS encoding sodium:solute symporter family protein — protein MNSLDWTVLIAYFGVMIAIGVWSHKRVDDVGDYFTAGGRMPWWLSGISHHMSGYSAVMFTGYAGISYQYGITSYVTWALPIAIGIAIGAKTFAPRLNRVRSRLHVASPLEYLKNRYNLTTQQALAWSGVLLKIVDVGAKWAAIATLLSVFTGVTITQGIVITGAITAVYCTVGGLWADALTELGQFVIQLVAGLAMLVAALNKLGGVSGIWNVWDEPALRHHGHPTAGPYTTVFLLAYLFIKTFEYNGGMWNQAQRYMATRSAKEATRSAALSSALWFVWPVVLFFPMWVSPLLVHAKKPDGSDSYALLTEQLLPHGLLGLVVVGFFSHTMAMCSSDANAISAVVTRDIAPAFSRQAREWTARVGLIAARITTLAFLGLSMAVATQVNSPAFKDIITVVIKWVAGLMGPIAIPFMLGLLPRFRRSGPTAALTSWALGLFAFYLLNYPVNDAVSGGVHLEYQISLPLAVSLVLYVVVGWIKPEDTPERDALLARINSDGGGAGSVALPEPSQAGDDALRPAASTE, from the coding sequence ATGAACAGTCTCGACTGGACCGTGCTCATCGCCTACTTCGGCGTCATGATCGCGATCGGTGTGTGGTCGCACAAACGCGTCGACGACGTCGGCGACTACTTCACCGCGGGCGGCAGGATGCCGTGGTGGCTGTCCGGCATCTCGCACCACATGTCGGGCTACAGCGCGGTGATGTTCACCGGTTACGCGGGCATCTCCTACCAGTACGGCATCACGTCGTACGTCACCTGGGCGCTGCCCATCGCCATCGGGATCGCCATCGGCGCCAAGACCTTCGCGCCGCGGCTGAACCGGGTACGGTCCCGGCTGCACGTCGCCTCACCGCTCGAATACCTCAAGAACCGCTACAACCTCACCACACAGCAGGCGCTCGCCTGGTCCGGCGTCCTGCTCAAGATCGTCGACGTCGGCGCCAAGTGGGCCGCCATCGCGACCCTGCTGTCGGTCTTCACCGGCGTCACCATCACCCAGGGCATCGTCATCACCGGCGCGATCACCGCGGTCTACTGCACCGTCGGCGGGCTGTGGGCCGACGCGCTCACCGAACTGGGCCAGTTCGTCATCCAGCTGGTGGCCGGCCTGGCGATGCTGGTCGCCGCGCTGAACAAGCTCGGCGGCGTCAGCGGCATCTGGAACGTCTGGGACGAACCCGCGCTCCGCCACCACGGCCACCCCACCGCGGGCCCCTACACCACGGTCTTCCTGCTCGCCTACCTCTTCATCAAGACCTTCGAATACAACGGCGGCATGTGGAACCAGGCGCAGCGGTACATGGCCACGAGGTCCGCCAAGGAGGCCACCCGCAGTGCCGCGCTCTCCTCGGCGCTGTGGTTCGTGTGGCCCGTCGTGCTGTTCTTCCCGATGTGGGTCTCCCCGCTGCTCGTGCACGCCAAGAAGCCCGACGGCTCCGACTCCTACGCGCTGCTCACCGAACAGCTGCTGCCGCACGGGCTGCTGGGCCTGGTCGTGGTCGGCTTCTTCTCCCACACCATGGCCATGTGCTCCTCCGACGCCAACGCCATCTCGGCCGTCGTCACCCGCGACATCGCGCCCGCCTTCTCCCGGCAGGCCCGCGAGTGGACCGCCCGGGTCGGCCTCATCGCGGCCCGGATCACGACGCTGGCCTTCCTCGGCCTGTCCATGGCCGTCGCGACCCAGGTTAACTCGCCGGCCTTCAAGGACATCATCACGGTCGTGATCAAGTGGGTCGCCGGGCTCATGGGCCCGATCGCGATCCCCTTCATGCTCGGCCTGCTCCCCCGCTTCCGCCGCTCCGGCCCGACCGCGGCCCTCACCAGCTGGGCGCTCGGCCTGTTCGCCTTCTACCTGCTCAACTACCCCGTCAACGACGCGGTGTCGGGCGGCGTCCACCTCGAATACCAGATCTCGCTGCCGCTCGCGGTCTCGCTCGTGCTGTACGTGGTCGTCGGCTGGATCAAGCCGGAGGACACGCCGGAGCGGGACGCCCTCCTGGCGCGGATCAACTCCGACGGGGGCGGGGCGGGGTCGGTCGCTCTTCCCGAGCCGTCGCAAGCGGGGGACGACGCTCTGCGGCCGGCGGCCAGCACGGAATAG
- a CDS encoding aminotransferase-like domain-containing protein: MTTTAGAALPALAARARDVGASPVREILALTARPEVISFAGGLPAPELFDAEGIRAAYDRVLAERAGTVLQYSTTEGDPALRAAVAGRLTRRGLGTDADSVVVTGGSQQGLALLATVLLEPGDVVLVENPTYLAALQCFGFAGARVVPVPTDEDGVLPDALEELVLRERPKLLYLIPDFQNPTGRTLPEQRRRAVAEVAGRHGLWIAEDDPYGELRFEGDRRPWISSYEAAADRTVLLGSFSKVMAPGMRLGWLRAPAALLRPCVIAKQAADLHTSTVDQAAAARYLADRDLDAHLDRVRTAYRARRDALLAGLPAALPQGSAWNRPEGGMFVWVRLPADRDATALLRTAITHDVAYVPGAPFYAAEPDRATLRMSFTTHTPEEIAEGLRRLARAFG, from the coding sequence ATGACGACGACCGCCGGAGCCGCACTGCCCGCACTTGCCGCACGCGCACGGGATGTGGGGGCTTCGCCGGTGCGGGAGATCCTGGCGCTGACCGCGCGGCCCGAGGTGATCTCCTTCGCCGGAGGGCTGCCCGCGCCCGAGTTGTTCGACGCGGAGGGGATCAGGGCGGCGTACGACCGGGTGCTGGCCGAGCGGGCGGGGACGGTGCTGCAGTATTCGACCACCGAGGGCGATCCGGCGCTGCGGGCCGCGGTGGCGGGGCGGCTGACCCGGCGGGGGCTCGGCACCGACGCCGACAGCGTCGTGGTGACGGGCGGTTCGCAGCAGGGGCTCGCGCTGCTCGCGACCGTACTGCTGGAGCCGGGCGATGTCGTGCTGGTGGAGAATCCGACGTATCTGGCGGCGTTGCAGTGCTTCGGCTTCGCGGGCGCCCGGGTGGTGCCGGTGCCGACCGACGAGGACGGGGTGCTGCCGGACGCGCTGGAGGAGCTGGTGCTGCGCGAGCGGCCCAAACTGCTCTACCTGATCCCCGACTTCCAGAACCCGACCGGCCGCACGCTGCCCGAGCAGCGCCGCCGCGCGGTCGCCGAGGTGGCCGGGCGGCACGGGCTGTGGATCGCCGAGGACGACCCGTACGGGGAGTTGCGCTTCGAGGGCGACCGCCGGCCGTGGATCAGCTCGTACGAGGCCGCCGCCGACCGTACGGTCCTGCTGGGCAGCTTCTCCAAGGTGATGGCGCCCGGGATGCGGCTGGGCTGGCTGCGGGCGCCGGCCGCGTTGCTGCGGCCCTGCGTGATCGCCAAGCAGGCGGCCGATCTGCACACCTCGACGGTGGACCAGGCGGCTGCCGCCCGCTACCTCGCCGACCGCGACCTGGACGCGCATCTGGACCGGGTGCGTACGGCCTACCGGGCCCGCAGGGACGCGCTGCTCGCCGGTCTGCCCGCGGCGCTGCCGCAGGGCAGTGCGTGGAACCGCCCCGAGGGCGGGATGTTCGTCTGGGTGCGGCTGCCCGCGGACCGGGACGCCACCGCGCTGCTGCGTACCGCGATCACGCACGACGTCGCCTATGTGCCGGGCGCACCCTTCTACGCCGCCGAGCCCGACCGGGCGACGCTGCGGATGTCCTTCACCACGCATACGCCCGAGGAGATCGCCGAGGGGCTGCGCCGCCTCGCGCGGGCCTTCGGCTGA
- a CDS encoding DUF397 domain-containing protein, whose product MAIKLGNTPAWRKSSRSTGNGACVEVKSPAVAAVVVRDSKDPQGPVLTFSPEAWSSFVTDVDHGTYDLR is encoded by the coding sequence ATGGCAATCAAGCTGGGCAACACCCCCGCGTGGCGCAAGTCCTCGCGGTCCACCGGAAACGGTGCCTGTGTCGAAGTGAAGTCCCCGGCTGTCGCGGCCGTCGTGGTCCGCGACTCGAAGGACCCGCAGGGTCCGGTGCTCACCTTCTCCCCCGAGGCGTGGTCGTCCTTCGTCACCGACGTGGACCACGGCACGTACGACCTGCGCTGA
- a CDS encoding helix-turn-helix domain-containing protein — MVASVNPTVRRRRLGSELRKLREEKGMTAEEVAARLLVSQSKISRLENGRRSISQRDVRDLCGVYGVEDVRVVESLMQMAKESRQQGWWHAFGDIPYSVYIGLETEAASLRVFEPQVVPGLLQTQRYASAVIAGNLPEATSEQVEKRVSVRMRRQERITDLDGPLRMWAVVDEAALCRKVGDAQIMREQLAHLVELSHLPHVTVQVLPFEAGAHPGLSGQFAVLEFTDTTDATVVYLEGVNSDLYLEKDTDVQAYSVMYEHLRAQALSAEATRQFIGEAALRYA, encoded by the coding sequence GTGGTCGCCAGCGTCAACCCCACCGTCAGGCGCCGCCGTCTGGGTTCGGAGCTGCGCAAGCTCCGTGAGGAGAAGGGGATGACGGCCGAGGAGGTCGCGGCCCGGCTCCTGGTCTCCCAGTCCAAGATCAGCCGCCTGGAGAACGGCCGCCGCAGCATCAGCCAGCGCGACGTCCGCGACCTGTGCGGGGTGTACGGGGTCGAGGACGTGCGCGTTGTCGAATCGCTGATGCAGATGGCCAAGGAGTCCCGCCAGCAGGGCTGGTGGCACGCCTTCGGCGACATCCCCTACAGCGTCTACATCGGCCTGGAGACGGAGGCGGCGAGTCTGCGGGTCTTCGAACCCCAGGTGGTGCCCGGCCTGTTGCAGACCCAGCGCTACGCGAGCGCGGTGATCGCGGGCAATCTGCCCGAGGCGACGTCGGAGCAGGTCGAGAAGCGGGTCAGCGTGCGGATGCGCCGGCAGGAACGGATCACCGACCTCGACGGGCCGTTGCGGATGTGGGCGGTGGTGGACGAGGCGGCGCTGTGCCGCAAGGTCGGCGACGCGCAGATCATGCGCGAACAGCTCGCGCATCTCGTGGAATTGAGCCATCTGCCGCATGTCACCGTCCAGGTGCTGCCGTTCGAGGCGGGTGCGCACCCAGGACTGAGCGGGCAGTTCGCGGTGCTGGAGTTCACCGACACGACGGATGCCACGGTGGTCTATCTGGAGGGTGTGAACAGCGACCTGTATCTGGAGAAGGACACCGATGTGCAGGCCTACAGCGTGATGTACGAGCATCTGCGGGCGCAGGCGCTGAGCGCGGAGGCCACCCGGCAGTTCATCGGCGAGGCGGCCCTGCGGTACGCCTGA
- a CDS encoding GOLPH3/VPS74 family protein, protein MGKSRRTIPEELLLLALDPTTGTTAQPQSLDLGLAGAQLVELALAGRIAPDGDRIAVVHPRPTGDPTLDSALELLRRRGSPVRAVHWIGGPRLGLRQTYLAHLERCGMVHAVPGQMCGVLPTTRYQATDSAVSREIRSRLDSAIRTGVPPDPRTAALAALAHSVGLGKHLYPGNEGRSSRSRLRDLIRYDPMGGLVAHAVMDVQNGVAAQPKRPPAQAQRTVGHGTMARAGAR, encoded by the coding sequence ATGGGCAAGAGCCGCAGAACAATTCCGGAAGAGCTGTTGCTGCTCGCCCTGGACCCGACGACCGGGACCACGGCGCAGCCGCAATCACTCGACCTCGGCCTCGCCGGAGCACAGCTCGTCGAGCTGGCTCTGGCAGGACGGATAGCCCCTGACGGGGATCGTATCGCCGTGGTGCACCCACGGCCGACTGGAGATCCGACTCTGGACTCCGCTCTGGAACTGCTGCGCCGTCGTGGCAGCCCGGTGCGGGCGGTCCACTGGATCGGCGGACCCCGGCTGGGGCTCCGTCAGACGTATCTCGCGCACTTGGAACGGTGCGGCATGGTGCACGCCGTGCCGGGACAGATGTGCGGGGTGCTGCCGACCACTCGGTATCAGGCGACCGACAGCGCGGTCAGCCGGGAGATCAGATCCCGGTTGGACAGTGCGATCCGCACCGGCGTACCGCCGGACCCGCGGACCGCCGCGCTCGCCGCGCTCGCCCACTCCGTGGGTCTCGGCAAGCACCTGTACCCGGGCAACGAAGGCCGGTCGTCCAGATCGCGCCTGCGGGACCTGATCAGGTACGACCCGATGGGCGGACTCGTCGCGCACGCCGTGATGGACGTGCAGAACGGCGTGGCCGCGCAGCCCAAGCGCCCACCCGCCCAGGCACAACGCACGGTGGGACACGGCACGATGGCCAGGGCCGGTGCCCGCTGA
- a CDS encoding D-alanyl-D-alanine carboxypeptidase: MASPADAPEDAAPADAPQAPSGAASPPGDEDTGVHRAEVRKSLLRPLISDLPAERPVGRTGSPAAGAAPGWAGAAASAPPAASAPLPPAAALDQGEIVGPEGTRAMPVPSLSPSGSGSGTTGATPLKLLAQLTNTPPPRQTALRTVGRRFKIWTPLVILLAVVFVIVQAVRPLPAAGLQLTAAPSYAFPGASLPGSMPWPGEGQSVAEVEGLGSLGVHGAQNPVPIASLTKVMTAYVVLRDHPLTGKQNGPVIPVDQQAADESASADESTAHVSAGQKFTERQLLQLLLVPSGNNIARLLARWDAGTQQAFVTKMTSAAAGLGMTHTTYTGASGFEETTVSTAVDQLKLAREVMKNEVFRSVVALPNVDVPGVGRIYNNNNDLVKPGVVGIKTGSSTPAGGALMWAAKKKVGGKDQLILGVVLQQHGGTTVNDSLQTALTRSQQLIEAVQGGLTSVTVVKKGDVVGEVRDGLGGTTPVVAAADLTAVGWPGLRSTITLSTPATGVPHSAKAGAVVGTLTIGAGSARTTVPAVLKSDLAEPSFGAKLTHF, translated from the coding sequence GTGGCGTCTCCGGCGGACGCCCCCGAGGACGCCGCCCCGGCGGATGCCCCCCAGGCGCCCTCCGGCGCGGCCTCGCCCCCCGGGGACGAGGACACCGGTGTGCACCGCGCCGAGGTCCGCAAGTCGCTGCTGCGGCCCCTGATCTCCGACCTCCCGGCCGAACGCCCGGTGGGCCGTACCGGGAGCCCCGCGGCCGGCGCGGCGCCCGGCTGGGCCGGCGCGGCGGCCTCCGCGCCGCCCGCCGCTTCCGCGCCCCTGCCGCCCGCCGCCGCCCTCGACCAGGGCGAGATCGTCGGGCCCGAAGGGACGCGGGCCATGCCCGTACCGTCGCTGTCGCCGTCCGGGTCGGGGTCCGGCACCACCGGGGCCACCCCGCTCAAGCTGCTGGCCCAGCTCACCAACACCCCGCCGCCCCGGCAGACCGCGCTGCGCACCGTCGGCCGGCGGTTCAAGATCTGGACCCCGCTGGTCATCCTGCTCGCGGTGGTCTTCGTCATCGTCCAGGCCGTACGCCCGCTGCCCGCCGCCGGCCTCCAGCTGACCGCCGCGCCCTCGTACGCCTTCCCCGGCGCCTCGCTGCCCGGGTCGATGCCGTGGCCCGGTGAGGGCCAGTCCGTCGCCGAGGTCGAGGGCCTCGGTTCGCTCGGTGTGCACGGCGCCCAGAATCCGGTGCCGATCGCCAGCCTGACCAAGGTGATGACCGCCTACGTGGTGCTGCGCGACCACCCGCTCACCGGCAAGCAGAACGGGCCGGTGATCCCCGTCGACCAGCAGGCGGCCGACGAGTCCGCGTCCGCCGACGAGTCGACCGCCCATGTGTCGGCGGGCCAGAAGTTCACCGAACGCCAGCTGCTGCAACTGCTGCTGGTCCCGTCGGGCAACAACATCGCCCGACTGCTGGCCCGTTGGGACGCGGGGACGCAGCAGGCCTTCGTCACCAAGATGACATCGGCCGCCGCGGGGCTCGGCATGACCCACACCACCTACACCGGGGCCAGCGGCTTCGAGGAGACCACCGTCAGCACCGCGGTCGACCAGCTCAAGCTGGCCCGCGAGGTGATGAAGAACGAGGTCTTCCGCTCGGTCGTCGCGCTCCCCAACGTCGATGTGCCCGGTGTCGGCCGGATCTACAACAACAACAACGACCTGGTGAAGCCCGGCGTCGTCGGCATCAAGACGGGGTCGAGCACCCCGGCGGGCGGCGCCCTGATGTGGGCGGCGAAGAAGAAGGTCGGTGGCAAGGACCAGCTGATCCTCGGTGTCGTCCTCCAGCAGCACGGCGGCACCACCGTCAACGACAGCCTGCAGACCGCGCTCACCCGCAGCCAGCAGCTCATCGAGGCCGTCCAGGGCGGACTCACGTCCGTGACGGTCGTCAAGAAGGGCGACGTCGTCGGCGAGGTCCGCGACGGCCTCGGCGGTACGACCCCGGTCGTCGCCGCCGCCGACCTCACCGCGGTCGGCTGGCCGGGCCTGCGCTCCACGATCACCCTCAGCACGCCGGCCACCGGGGTGCCGCACAGTGCCAAGGCGGGTGCCGTGGTGGGCACGCTCACCATCGGTGCCGGGTCGGCCAGGACCACTGTCCCGGCCGTCCTCAAGTCGGATCTGGCGGAGCCGTCCTTCGGGGCGAAGCTCACGCACTTCTGA
- a CDS encoding winged helix DNA-binding domain-containing protein, with protein MAEVRRVSVEARRARLVARLGAPAGGVREVVERLVAVHATDPATVYLAIAARLPDPGGAVSAVERELYARPPGLTRMLAMRRTMFVVTRPFAPEVYAAAGRRIAVKERKGLLGHLADGGWDAAWLMDVEAEVAAALAAHPESSGAELSRLVPRLREQVVVARGKPYEAKQNVASRIIRTMAAEGRIERRRPAGSWTSGQFRWATAEPLPELPAEPARAALAKAWLGAYGPGSEADLAWWTGWTRGETREALGAVGAEAVVLDDGATAYVLPGDTGQDPAEEPRTAQLLPALDPAAMGWRERGWFLPEGHAELFDRTGNIGPTVWWGGEVIGGWAQWGDGAVVWQRIADRGAEAEAAVGVAAERLGAVLGGVRVTPRFRTPLERRLSA; from the coding sequence ATGGCAGAAGTGCGGCGGGTGTCGGTGGAGGCGCGCAGGGCGCGGCTGGTGGCGCGGCTCGGGGCACCGGCGGGCGGGGTCCGGGAGGTCGTGGAGCGGCTGGTGGCGGTGCACGCGACGGACCCGGCGACGGTGTATCTCGCCATCGCCGCGCGGCTCCCCGACCCGGGCGGCGCGGTCTCCGCCGTGGAGAGGGAGCTGTACGCGCGGCCTCCGGGGCTCACCCGGATGCTGGCGATGCGGCGGACCATGTTCGTGGTCACGCGCCCGTTCGCACCTGAGGTGTACGCCGCCGCCGGGCGCCGTATCGCCGTCAAGGAGCGCAAGGGCCTGCTCGGCCACCTCGCGGACGGTGGATGGGACGCCGCGTGGCTCATGGATGTCGAGGCGGAGGTCGCCGCGGCGCTGGCCGCCCACCCGGAGAGCAGCGGCGCCGAACTGTCCCGGCTCGTACCGCGGTTGCGCGAACAGGTCGTCGTCGCCCGCGGCAAACCGTACGAGGCGAAGCAGAACGTCGCGAGCCGGATCATCCGCACGATGGCCGCGGAGGGCCGGATCGAGCGGCGCCGGCCGGCCGGTTCCTGGACCAGCGGCCAATTCCGCTGGGCGACCGCGGAACCGCTGCCGGAGCTGCCCGCCGAGCCCGCGCGGGCCGCGCTCGCGAAGGCGTGGCTGGGGGCGTACGGACCCGGCAGCGAGGCCGACCTCGCGTGGTGGACGGGCTGGACGCGGGGCGAGACCCGCGAGGCGCTGGGCGCGGTCGGGGCCGAGGCGGTCGTGCTGGACGACGGCGCCACCGCTTACGTCCTCCCGGGCGACACCGGGCAGGACCCGGCGGAGGAGCCGCGGACGGCGCAGTTGCTGCCCGCGCTGGACCCGGCGGCGATGGGGTGGCGGGAGCGGGGCTGGTTCCTGCCGGAAGGGCACGCCGAACTCTTCGACAGGACCGGGAACATCGGGCCCACCGTGTGGTGGGGCGGCGAGGTCATCGGCGGCTGGGCGCAGTGGGGTGACGGGGCCGTCGTCTGGCAGCGGATCGCTGACCGCGGGGCGGAGGCGGAGGCCGCGGTCGGCGTTGCCGCCGAGCGACTCGGTGCGGTGCTGGGCGGCGTGCGGGTGACGCCGCGTTTCCGTACGCCGCTGGAGCGCCGCCTCTCCGCGTAG